A window of Streptomyces profundus genomic DNA:
GGCCGGCCGAGTACCGGACCCTGTGCGACCCGCGGCTGAACCCCGCCCAGGCGATGGCCGTCGTCGACTCCTGGAGCCCCTGACCCGGTGCCAGCGCCGCGCCGGCCCTCCCTTCCAGACCAGCCGACCCTTCCGGACCAGCCGAGGACTCTCCCATGGCCCATATCCCGCCCGTCGCCCCCTACCCCCTGCCGGCCGCGCACGAGTTGCCGCCGAACACCGCCGCCTGGCGACCAGAGCCCGGGCGGGCGGTGCTGCTCGTCCACGACATGCAACGCTTCTTCCTGCGCGCCTTCGACGGCAGCGCCCTGGGCGAACAGCTCGTCACCCGGGTGGCCGCCCTGCGCGAGGCCGCCGCCGGCGCGGGGGTGCCGGTGGCCTACACCGCGCAACCCGGCCGCATGTCCCCGCAGGAGCGCGGCCTGCTCACCGACTTCTGGGGCCAGGGCATGCGCGCGGCCGATGACGACCGGAGCATCGTCGAGCCGCTGGCCCCGGCCAGCGGCGACTGGCTCTTCACCAAGTGGCGCTACAGCGCCTTCCACCGCTCGTCGCTGCTGGAGCGGATGCGCGCCGCCGGCCGCGACCAGCTCGTCGTCTGCGGGGTGTACGCGCACGTGGGGGTGCTGATGACGGCCGTGGACGCGTTCAGCCACGACATCGAGCCCTTTGTCGCGGCCGACGCCGTAGCCGACTTCTCCGCCGACCACCACCGGCTCGCCCTGGAGTACGCGGCCGGCCGGTGTGCCATGGTCGCCACCACCGCGCAACTGGTCGCCTGGCTCGGCCAGGCCGGCGCGTCCGGCACGAAGCTCCGGACGGGGGCGGCGCGGTGAGCGGCGCGGCGGGCTCGGTCGCCGCGCGGGTGCTGGCCGGGAGCCCGCCGGCGTTCGCGGTGCTGCACCGGCCGCACGCGACGGGGCCTGACACCCTGGAGATCCTGCTGGGCGAGGTGTCGACGCCCGCCACGCTCGCCGACATCCCCCTGCCGCCCCTGCCCCGCGCCACGGCCCACCGCCACCAGGCGCTGGTCGCCGTCCCGTTCCGCCAGATCGCCGAGCGCGGGTTCCAGTGCACCGACGACGGGGCGCCGCTGCTGGCCCTGGCCGTGACCGAGCAGGCCGAGGTGGGGCGGGAGGAGTTCCTCGCCGCCGTGCCCGACGTCCCGGTTCGGGTCACCGACGGGGGCTTCGACCTCGACGACCTGGCCTACGCGGCGGTCGTGCGGCGCGTCATCGGCGAGGAGATCGGGCAGGGCGAGGGCGCGAACTTCGTGCTCAGGCGCCGCTACGAGGCGACCATCCCCGACTTCACGCCGGGCACGGCGCTGGCCGTCTTCCGGCGGCTGCTGGCCCACGAGACCGGCGCCTACTGGACGTTCCTCGTGCACACCGGCGCCCGCACGTTCGTCGGCGCCACGCCCGAGCGGCACGTCAGTCTCAGCGGCGGGACCGCGGCGATGAACCCCATCAGCGGCACCTACCGCTACCCCGCCACGGGACCGACCGTGCCCGCGCTGCTCGACTTCCTCCACGACACCAAGGAGACGGACGAGCTGTACATGGTCGTCGACGAGGAGCTGAAGATGATGGCGCGCGTCTGCGACGCGGAGGTCCGCCTGCACGGGCCGCACCTGCGGGAGATGTCGCGCCTGGCGCACACCGAGTACCACATCACGGGACGCAGCACCCGCGACCCGCGCGCCATCCTCCGCGAGACGATGTTCGCCCCGACGGTGACCGGCAGCCCGCTGGAGAACGCCTGCCGCGTCATCAGCCGCCACGAGGTCGGCGGGCGCGGCTACTACAGCGGCGCCATGGCGCTGATCGGCCGGGACGAGGGCGGCGGTCCCTCGCTGGACTCGGCCATCGTGATCCGCACGGCCGAGATCGAGGCGTCCGGCCGGCTGAGCATCGGCGTCGGCGCCACCGTGGTCCGGCACTCCGACCCGGCCTCGGAAGCCGACGAGACACGGGCCAAGGCCGCCGGGCTGCTGTCGGCGATGGACTCTGACGGGCGCGGCGCGTTGGGCGGCGACCCGAGGGTCGCCGCCGCGCTGCGCCGCCGCAACGCGCAGGTCGCCCGGTTCTGGCTGGCCGAGGAGGATCGGCGCGCCGCGCGCGATCCGGCGCTCGCGGGGCGGCGCGTCCTGGTCGTCGACGCCGAGGACGAGTTCACCGCCATGCTGGCGCACCAACTCCGCTCGCTCGGGCTCACGGTGACGGTGCGCCCGGCGGGTGAGGCGTCCGCGTGGGAGGAGCACGACGTGGTCCTGATGGGGCCGGGCCCCGGTGACCCCAGGTCGGTGCGCGACCCCAGGATCGCCGCGGTGCGCGCCGCCGTGCGCGACCTGCTGGCCACGCGCCACCCCTTTCTCGCCGTGTGCCTCAGCCACCAGGTCCTGTGCCACGAGTTGGGCTTCGAGCTGACCCGCCGCTCCGCCCCCAACCAGGGGGCGCAGTCGGAGATCAACCTCTTCGGCGCGCGGGAGCGCGTCGGGTTCTACAACTCGTTCACGGCCACCTCCCCCGACGACAAGGTGGACTGCCCCGGCGCCGGCCCGGTGGAGGTCAGCAGGGATCCCACCACGGGGGAGGTGCACGCGCTGCGCGGCGGCGGCTTCGCGTCGGTGCAGTTCCACGCCGAGTCGGTGCTCACCAGGAACGGCGCGCGCCTCCTGGGCCGCCTGCTGACGGAGGTGCTGCACGGCACCGCCGGCGACACGAGCGGGGTGGCCGGATGAAGGGCATCATCCTGGCCGGCGGCAGCGGCAGCCGGCTGCGCCCGCTGACCGGCCCGTTGTCGAAGCAACTGCTGCCGGTCTACGACAAGCCGATGGTGTACTACCCGCTGTCGGTGCTGATGCTGGCCGGCATCCGCGACGTCCTGGTCATCTCGTCGGCGCAGCACACCGGCATGTTCCGGGCCCTGCTGGGCGACGGCTCCCGGCTCGGGCTGACGATCGACTACGCGGAGCAGAACAGCCCCAACGGCATCGCGGAGGCGTTCCTCATCGGGGCGGACCACATCGGTGACGACGATGTGGCCCTCATCCTGGGCGACAACGTCTTCCACGGCCCCGGCTTCTCCCACCTGCTCCAGTCGGCCGTCTCCGCCCTGGACGGCTGCACCCTGTTCGGCTACCCGGTCACCGACCCGCAGCGCTATGGCGTCGGCGAGGTGGACGCGGGGGGCCGGCTGGTGTCCATCGAGGAGAAGCCGCGCCGCCCGCGTTCCAACCTCGCGATCACCGGCCTGTACCTCTACGACAGCGAGGTGGTGAGCATCGCGAAGAACATCACCCCGTCGGCCCGGGGGGAGTTGGAGATCACCGACGTCAACAACGCCTACCTGGAGCGGGATCGGGCGCGGCTGACCCGGCTTGGCCGCGGGTTCGCGTGGCTGGACATGGGCACCCACGAGTCGCTGCTCCAGGCCGGCCAGTACGTCCAGGTGCTGGAGCAGCGGCAGGGCGAACGCATCGCCTGCGTGGAGGAGGTGGCCCTGCGCATGGGGTTCATCACCCCCGAGCAGTGTTACCGGCTGGGCCTGGCCATGGCGGGTTCGGGCTACGGCGACTACGTCCTGGACGTGGCGGCCCGGCACCTCGCCTCGGCCGCGAGGTGACGCGCCGGCCACCCGTCCGTCCTCGGTAAGGAGTCCGATGAGCACGCCGACCCCGCCTCACCCCCGCCCGCCCGAACTCGCCCACGAGGTGAACGCCCACCGCATGGCGCGCTCCGCCCGCTCGCCCGGGGTCGTCGTCCCGTCGCTGCGGGACTTCCTCCGCTCGGTCGACGAGGCGCGGGAACGCATCTACACCACCGCGGAGCCGGTGCCCCTCGACCGCCTCGACGGGTGGGACCACACCCCGGACGGGGCGGCCCTGGCCCACCGCAGCGGCGGGTTCTTCCGCGTCGTGGGGGTGAGTGTCGACATGCCGGACGGTGCCGTCCCGCGCTGGAGCCAGCCGATCATCCACCAGCCGGAGACCGGCATCCTCGGCTTCCTGGTGCGGGAGTTCGACGGGGTGCCGCATCTGCTGGCGCAGCTCAAGCCCGAGCCGGGGAACCGCAACGGGCTCCAGATCTCCCCCACCGTGCAGGCGACGCACAGCAACTACACCGGGCTGCACCGGGGCCGGCGCGTGCCGTATCTGGAGCACTTCCTCGACCCGCCCCCGGGACGGGTGCTCGCCGATGTGCGCCAGTCCGAGCAGGGGGCCTGGTTCCTGGGCAAGCGGAACCGGAACATGGTGGTGGAGACCACGGCGGACGTCGAGGTGCTGGACGGCTTCCAGTGGCTGACGCTCGGCCAGCTGCACGGGCTGCTGTCCGTCGACGACATGGTGAACATGGACAGCCGCACCGTGCTCTCCTGTCTGCCGTTCAGCGGCGCCGGCGCGCCGACGGCCGGGTCGGGCTTCGGCGCCGCCCTGGACCGATCGTGCGGTCCGGAGGGCGGCGCGCTGCACTCCACCACCGACCTCCTCAGCTGGGTCACCGGGGCCCGCAGCGTCGCCCGAGGGTCGACGACCCGCGCGCCGCTGCGTTCGCTGCCGGGCTGGCGGCAGGCCGACGGGCGCATCTCGCACGAGGACGGCCTGTTCTTCGACGTGATCGGGGTGCGGGTCGAGGCGGCAGGACGGGAGGTCGACCGCTGGAGCCAGCCGATGCTGGCCGCCCGTGGCACGGGCCTCGTCGCGCTGCTGGTCGCCGAGTTCGGCGGCGTCCTGCACCTCCTGCTGAACCTGCGGCCGGAGCCCGGGCTGCTCGACGGGCCCGAGCTGGCGCCGACCGTGCAGTGCACGCCGGACACGTACGCGCGGCTGCCGGCCGACGCCCGTCCGGTCTTCCTCGACGAGATCCTCGCCGCCGGCCCCGAGCGCGTCAGGTTCGACGCCGTCCAGTCCGACGAGGGTGGGCGTTTCTACCACACCGCCAGCCGTCATCTCGTCGTCGAGACCGACCCGCTGCCCGAGCCGCCCGGCTTCCGGTGGATGACCCTGCGCCAGGCGCAGGAGCTCCTCCGGCACAGCAACTACCTCAATGTGCAGGCGCGCAGCCTGCTGGCCTGCCTGCGCAGCCTCACCGGTCGAGAGGAGCCATGACCGGCCGGCGGGCCGGGGCCGGGGCCGGGGCCCGGCTCACACGGCCTCCACCACGGGCGGGGCGGCGGCGATCACCTCGTCGAGCACGGCACGCGACGCGCTCAGCTCGTCGATGACGTTGGTGAGCCGGGCCCTGGCCTCGTGCAGGTCGTCCATCATCTCGGCGCAGGTGGGGACCAGCTTCTCGCCGTCGTCCCGCATGCACGGCAGCACCTCGGCGATGAGGACGGTGGGCAGACCGGCGGACAGCAGGGTGCGGATGCGGCGCACCGCCTCCACGTCCCCCTCCTGGTACTCGCGGTACCCGCTGGGGCGCCGGTACGGATGCAGGAGCCCCTGCTCCTCGTAGTAACGGAGCAGCCGTTCGCTGACCCCGGTGCGACGCGAGAACTCCCCGATCCGCACTGACCACTCCTCCGACGGCCCATCACGACTTGACTCTCACATCGGTGTCAAAGCTTAACGTGCTGCTGACGCGGCGTCATCCGCATCTCCCCTGATCCGAGCGAAGGAGACACCTGTGACCACCGGCGACAGCGCACCGCAGCGGGCGGGGCGGCGGGAGTGGATCGGGCTGGCCGTACTCGCCCTGCCCACCGTCGTGCTGGCGATGGACATGACCGTGCTGCATCTGGCCGCCCCCACCATCAGTGCGGATCTCTCCCCCACGGGCAGCCAGTTGCTGTGGATCCTGGACATCTACGGCTTCCTGATCGCCGGTTTCCTGATGACCATGGGGACACTCGGCGACCGCATCGGGCGCCGCCGGCTGCTGCTCGCCGGCGCCGCCGCGTTCACCGCCGCCTCGGTGCTGGCCGCCTACGCGCAGAGCGCCGAGATGCTCATCGCCGCACGGGCGTTGCTGGGGGTGGCCGGCGCCACCCTGATGCCCTCGACGTTGGCGCTGATCTCGACGATGTTCGCCGTTCCGGCCCAACGCTCGTTCGCGGTCGCGGTCTGGATGACCGCGTTCATCAGCGGCGAGGCCATCGGCCCGCTGGTGGGCGGCGCGCTGCTGGAGTTCTTCTGGTGGGGCTCCGTCTTCCTCATCGCCGTGCCGGTGATGCTGCTGCTGCTCGTCGCCGGGCCCCGGCTGTTGCCCGAGCAGCGCGGGGGGCGCGCGGCCGGGCGCTTCGACGTGGTCAGTGCGGTGCTCTCGATGGTGGCCGTGCTCTCCCTGGTGTACGCCGTCAAACGGCTGTCGGAGTCAGGGCCCGGGACGGTGCCGCTGGCGTGGGCGCTGTTGGGTCTCGCCGTCGGCGGGGTGTTCCTGCGGCGGCAGAAGAAGCTCGCCGAACCCCTGTTGGACCTGGGGCTCTTCCGTCTCCCGGCGTTCAGCGCCGCCCTGAGCACCCAGACGCTGGCGGTGTGCGGAATGGCCGGCACCCAGCTGCTGCTGATGCAGTACCTCCAGTCCGTCATCGGTCTCTCGCCGCTGGAGGCGGGGCTGTGGACGCTGCCGGCGGTCGCCGTCGGGATCGGCGGCACGCTGCTGGCGCCCAAGGTGGTGGCCGTGGTGCGGCCGGCGATCGTGGTCGCCGTGTGCCTGGTGGTGGCCGCCGTGGGCGCGGCGCTGGTCACCGCGGCGGACGGCGAGGACGGCCTGGCGTGGGCGGTCACCGGCTTCACCGTGCTGTATGTCGGCATCACCCCGATCCTCGCCCTGACCACGGACCTGATCGTCGGCTCGGCGCCGCCGGAGCGCGCCGGCGCCGCCTCGGCCATCTCGGAGAGCGGCGCCGAACTCGGCCTGGCCCTGGGCATGGCGCTGCTGGGCAGCCTGGGCCTCGCCGTCTACCGGCAGCAGCTGGCCGACCACGCGCCGGACGGCGTCGGCGACGAGGCGTTGCACGACGCCCAGGAGACCATCGGCGGCGCGGTCAGCACCGCGGAGGATCTGCCGGAGCCGCTGGGCGGCGCGCTGCTCGACGCGGCCCGCGAGGCGTTCACCACCGGGCTGCACGCCACGGCGCTGCTCACGGCGGTCGCCCTCCTGGGCGCGGCCGTGCTGGCCGCGGTGTCCCTGCGCCGCACCCCGCCCACCGGTCAGGAGTCGCCGGACCAGGAGCCGGAGCCGGCCAAGGCGGCCTGACGGAGCCGCGCCGCCTGCCCTTGCTCCGCCGCGCCGGGCTCCGATCGGGGACGAACAGCGCACCGCCACCGTGCTGTTCGTCCCCGATCCTCTCTCCGTACCGGGTCAGGGGCGCCAGGTGTCGTTCAGGGTGAGGGAGCCGTTCTGCGGGACGGTGCCCGTGCGGTTGGCGCCGCTCTCCCAGACGACTCCGGGCTGTCCGTCCACGCGGCGGAGGTACTTGTACTCGAAGGTCGTACCGGTCGGCAGAGCGAGGGTGGCACGCCAGATCGGGTAGGTGTCGGCGCTGAGCCGGACGGCCCGCTCCGGGTTCCAGTCGCCGAGCTGCGGGACGCTGCCGACGACATGGACGCTCTCGCCCCAGGCCGTCTCCGCCTCGACCTGGAACGAGGCGCCCGCGACCGGATCGGGCTGGCCCGGGCCGCCGCCGCCTTCGCAGGTGCGGGCTCCGGTGTGCAGGGCCAGCGCGGTGTCGCCGCCGAGGGTGGCGGTGAACCGGCCGGCGCCGTCGACGGTGACCGAACCGCCGCTCTGGACGTCGCAGTAGGTGCCGGCGGCGAGCGAGGTCTGGAAGGTCTGGCTCAGCGAGCCGGATTCGTGGTTGATGACGACATACGCCTGGTCGCCGCGGCCGAAGGCGATGGCATCGTTGCCGTTGTCCCACCAGTCGGTGACGGACTGGCCGCGACTGACGTTGCGGAACTCGACCATGCTCTCGATCTCGGGCCAGGCGTGCTGGCACGTCCAGCCGTCCTGCCAGCAGGCGTTCACCTGCCCGTTGCCGGGCGGGCCCGCGTCGTGGTCGCTGAACTCGTAGCCGGAGTGGACATCGGGTGTCCCGTAGGGCCAGGCCAGCATGAAGACGTTGGCCAGGGTGTAGTTCGCGCCGCTCCGGTAGTTGAGCGTCGAGCCGTTGCGCTCGGTGTCGTGGTTGTCCACGAAGACCGCCGAGCCGCCGCTGGGCATGTAGCCCCAGCCCTCGCCGAAGTTCTCCAGGTACGCGAGGCTCTCGTTCTCGAAGATCCGCTTGAGGTCCCTGCCGTAGCGGAACTCCTGGACGTCGCCGGTCCCCAGGTACTCGTCGGGGAGGATCGCCTCACCCGCGCCGTGGATCGCCTCCTGCTTCCAGTAGACGTTCGGGTCGGACAGCCGGGAGCGGATGGCGGCGAGGTCGCCGGCGGGGATGTGCTTGACGGCGTCGACCCGGAAGCCGGCCACGCCGAGGGAGAGAAGGTCGTCGAGGTAGTCGGCGATGCGCTGCCGGACGTAGTCCTTGCCGGTGTTCAGGTCGGCCAGCCCGACCAGCTCGCAGTTCTGCACGTTGTAGCGGTCGCCGTAGTTGTCGCCGATGTCGCGGCGGCAGTCGTTGAAGTCCCAGTCGCTGTAGGGCGCGGCGGGGTAGTCGTACTTGGTGTAGGACGATCCGCCCGTGCCGGTGCCCGAGCCGGCCGACATGTGGTTGATCACCGCGTCGACGACCACGCCCACGCCGGCGTCGCGGCAGGTGGAGACCATGTTCTGGAACTGTGCGCGATTGCCGAGGCGGCTGTTGATCTCATAGCTGACGGGCTGGTAATTGGTCCACCACTGGCCGCCCTGGATCTGCTCCTGCGGCGGGGAGACCTGGACATAGCCGTATCCGGCCGGGCCGAGCCTGGTGGTGCACTCGCGGGCGATGGAGTCGAAGTTCCAGTTGAACAGCACCGCCGTGACATCCCGGTCTCCGGGCGGCGCCGCCTGCGCGGCGGGGGCGGTGAGGCCGACGACGGTCGCCGTCGCGGCGACCAGGCCGGCGAGGAGCGCGCTACCGAAGCGCCTGAGTCTTCGAACGCGGGGTCTTCCCTGGGAACGTGCGGACATGATGCCTCCTGGCGAGGTGAGGTGCGACCGACGAGACAACGCGCCCTGCCCGCAAGAACAGCCAACCTCACGCGACTCTTTCTGCAAGGATTTGCATGACGCAACGTAGAGCGCCCCTGAAACGCGGTCAATACCCCGCGCACGGAACGCCACCCCCCTCCCACCCACCACCCGGGGACGCCCCGCCTGCAAGCGGTTGACAGAACTTTCACCAGGGGATGCGCCATCTCGGGCTGGCGCGGGTCCTGTTGACCCGTGATGAGGGGAACGTCCCCTCCGCCCGGGCCATCGAGGCGAACGGCGGTGTGCTGGAGGATGTCCGTCAGACCGGCGTCGGGTGGAAGCGGCGCTACCGGATCACGCTCTGACGAGGCCGGTCACCGCCGCCGTCCGGGCGCGGCGGCGACGTGGGCGGTGGTCGCCCACGACAGGCGGCAGGACGGTGGCGTGCCGATCCTCGCCGGGCCAGGGGGCGGTTCAGCCGAGCGCGCGCAGCACCATCCGGACGACCTTCATGACTCCTCGCCAGATCCACCCGACCACCCCCGCCGCCACCGCCATGTCGGCGGCGTCCGCGACCGCGTCGGCCCGGCGTGACCCAGGCTGGCACCTGGAGCACGAACGGGGCCAACGGCGTTTCCGCTCACCGCACTTCCTGCACATCGCCATGCCCCCATTCTCCCCCGCCGCCCCACCCCTCCCACCATCGCCCTCGCCACCAGGACCCCGGCCCGCCGGCGCGGCGGCCGGCGGCGGCGGGTCGGGTGGGGGGTGGGCT
This region includes:
- a CDS encoding isochorismatase family protein, with protein sequence MAHIPPVAPYPLPAAHELPPNTAAWRPEPGRAVLLVHDMQRFFLRAFDGSALGEQLVTRVAALREAAAGAGVPVAYTAQPGRMSPQERGLLTDFWGQGMRAADDDRSIVEPLAPASGDWLFTKWRYSAFHRSSLLERMRAAGRDQLVVCGVYAHVGVLMTAVDAFSHDIEPFVAADAVADFSADHHRLALEYAAGRCAMVATTAQLVAWLGQAGASGTKLRTGAAR
- a CDS encoding anthranilate synthase family protein produces the protein MSGAAGSVAARVLAGSPPAFAVLHRPHATGPDTLEILLGEVSTPATLADIPLPPLPRATAHRHQALVAVPFRQIAERGFQCTDDGAPLLALAVTEQAEVGREEFLAAVPDVPVRVTDGGFDLDDLAYAAVVRRVIGEEIGQGEGANFVLRRRYEATIPDFTPGTALAVFRRLLAHETGAYWTFLVHTGARTFVGATPERHVSLSGGTAAMNPISGTYRYPATGPTVPALLDFLHDTKETDELYMVVDEELKMMARVCDAEVRLHGPHLREMSRLAHTEYHITGRSTRDPRAILRETMFAPTVTGSPLENACRVISRHEVGGRGYYSGAMALIGRDEGGGPSLDSAIVIRTAEIEASGRLSIGVGATVVRHSDPASEADETRAKAAGLLSAMDSDGRGALGGDPRVAAALRRRNAQVARFWLAEEDRRAARDPALAGRRVLVVDAEDEFTAMLAHQLRSLGLTVTVRPAGEASAWEEHDVVLMGPGPGDPRSVRDPRIAAVRAAVRDLLATRHPFLAVCLSHQVLCHELGFELTRRSAPNQGAQSEINLFGARERVGFYNSFTATSPDDKVDCPGAGPVEVSRDPTTGEVHALRGGGFASVQFHAESVLTRNGARLLGRLLTEVLHGTAGDTSGVAG
- the rfbA gene encoding glucose-1-phosphate thymidylyltransferase RfbA, producing MKGIILAGGSGSRLRPLTGPLSKQLLPVYDKPMVYYPLSVLMLAGIRDVLVISSAQHTGMFRALLGDGSRLGLTIDYAEQNSPNGIAEAFLIGADHIGDDDVALILGDNVFHGPGFSHLLQSAVSALDGCTLFGYPVTDPQRYGVGEVDAGGRLVSIEEKPRRPRSNLAITGLYLYDSEVVSIAKNITPSARGELEITDVNNAYLERDRARLTRLGRGFAWLDMGTHESLLQAGQYVQVLEQRQGERIACVEEVALRMGFITPEQCYRLGLAMAGSGYGDYVLDVAARHLASAAR
- a CDS encoding NDP-hexose 2,3-dehydratase family protein; this encodes MSTPTPPHPRPPELAHEVNAHRMARSARSPGVVVPSLRDFLRSVDEARERIYTTAEPVPLDRLDGWDHTPDGAALAHRSGGFFRVVGVSVDMPDGAVPRWSQPIIHQPETGILGFLVREFDGVPHLLAQLKPEPGNRNGLQISPTVQATHSNYTGLHRGRRVPYLEHFLDPPPGRVLADVRQSEQGAWFLGKRNRNMVVETTADVEVLDGFQWLTLGQLHGLLSVDDMVNMDSRTVLSCLPFSGAGAPTAGSGFGAALDRSCGPEGGALHSTTDLLSWVTGARSVARGSTTRAPLRSLPGWRQADGRISHEDGLFFDVIGVRVEAAGREVDRWSQPMLAARGTGLVALLVAEFGGVLHLLLNLRPEPGLLDGPELAPTVQCTPDTYARLPADARPVFLDEILAAGPERVRFDAVQSDEGGRFYHTASRHLVVETDPLPEPPGFRWMTLRQAQELLRHSNYLNVQARSLLACLRSLTGREEP
- a CDS encoding MerR family transcriptional regulator, with the translated sequence MRIGEFSRRTGVSERLLRYYEEQGLLHPYRRPSGYREYQEGDVEAVRRIRTLLSAGLPTVLIAEVLPCMRDDGEKLVPTCAEMMDDLHEARARLTNVIDELSASRAVLDEVIAAAPPVVEAV
- a CDS encoding MFS transporter yields the protein MRAKETPVTTGDSAPQRAGRREWIGLAVLALPTVVLAMDMTVLHLAAPTISADLSPTGSQLLWILDIYGFLIAGFLMTMGTLGDRIGRRRLLLAGAAAFTAASVLAAYAQSAEMLIAARALLGVAGATLMPSTLALISTMFAVPAQRSFAVAVWMTAFISGEAIGPLVGGALLEFFWWGSVFLIAVPVMLLLLVAGPRLLPEQRGGRAAGRFDVVSAVLSMVAVLSLVYAVKRLSESGPGTVPLAWALLGLAVGGVFLRRQKKLAEPLLDLGLFRLPAFSAALSTQTLAVCGMAGTQLLLMQYLQSVIGLSPLEAGLWTLPAVAVGIGGTLLAPKVVAVVRPAIVVAVCLVVAAVGAALVTAADGEDGLAWAVTGFTVLYVGITPILALTTDLIVGSAPPERAGAASAISESGAELGLALGMALLGSLGLAVYRQQLADHAPDGVGDEALHDAQETIGGAVSTAEDLPEPLGGALLDAAREAFTTGLHATALLTAVALLGAAVLAAVSLRRTPPTGQESPDQEPEPAKAA
- a CDS encoding carbohydrate-binding module family 20 domain-containing protein — its product is MSARSQGRPRVRRLRRFGSALLAGLVAATATVVGLTAPAAQAAPPGDRDVTAVLFNWNFDSIARECTTRLGPAGYGYVQVSPPQEQIQGGQWWTNYQPVSYEINSRLGNRAQFQNMVSTCRDAGVGVVVDAVINHMSAGSGTGTGGSSYTKYDYPAAPYSDWDFNDCRRDIGDNYGDRYNVQNCELVGLADLNTGKDYVRQRIADYLDDLLSLGVAGFRVDAVKHIPAGDLAAIRSRLSDPNVYWKQEAIHGAGEAILPDEYLGTGDVQEFRYGRDLKRIFENESLAYLENFGEGWGYMPSGGSAVFVDNHDTERNGSTLNYRSGANYTLANVFMLAWPYGTPDVHSGYEFSDHDAGPPGNGQVNACWQDGWTCQHAWPEIESMVEFRNVSRGQSVTDWWDNGNDAIAFGRGDQAYVVINHESGSLSQTFQTSLAAGTYCDVQSGGSVTVDGAGRFTATLGGDTALALHTGARTCEGGGGPGQPDPVAGASFQVEAETAWGESVHVVGSVPQLGDWNPERAVRLSADTYPIWRATLALPTGTTFEYKYLRRVDGQPGVVWESGANRTGTVPQNGSLTLNDTWRP